The nucleotide sequence CAGAATTCACCCATGCGAACCGGGTTGGGGGCTGTTGCATTGTAAACACCCTCCATGTCTGGTTGGGTCAGTGCCCGGATGATCAGACTAACCAGGTCTTCCCGATGAATCCATGAAAACCATTGCCGACCCGTCCCAATGGGACCTCCGGCAAATAGTTTGAATGGTGGGAGCATTTTGGCGATCGCCCCCCCCATCCCCAGAACAATGCCAATTCGGAAAATGACCAGTCGCACTCCAGCCCCTGTGACCTTCCGTGCCTCGCTCTCCCATTCCTGGCAAACACGGGCTAAAAAGTCATCTCCAGCCGCGCTCGTTTCATCAAAGGTAGCGGTTTCACTGGTTCCGTAATAACCGATTGCTGAAGCATTGACCAACACTTGCGGTTTAGGCTCTGCCTGGATAATGGCTTCCACGAGCCGCTGAGTCCCCAGTTTGCGGCTGTTCAGAATTCCCTGCTTATGTTGGGGTGACCAGCGCTCAGAAATGGGTTCCCCTGCCAGGTTGACCACTCCATCACACCCTGCGATCGCCTTCTGCCAGTCGCCCGCCTCTACAGGTGTGTAAGCCACTATTTCTACATTGGGGAAAGCAGATTTTGGAAAGACCTGCTCTGCCCGGGCTGCGTTACGAGTCAGAACCATAATTTGATGCCCTTCTGTTTGCAGTCGTTCGACCAAACGACTACCGACAAATCCTGTTGCCCCTGTGATAGCTATTTTCATGGGTTGTTTCTGTGTTCTCTGTGCCTCTGTGATGAAGTTTCAGGGGATTAAATCCTCATTCCTGAACCTGCTCTAATCTCTAATACTTAATTTGCTCTGACACTTAATCTGCTCTAACAATCGTCATCTAACGTTCGGCTTTTGGTTCTGGCTCTCCATAGGCCATCCCATTTGCCTCAGCGTAGCGGTTCATAAATCGCATAAAACGGTCCCAGTGTTCATCCTGGTCAATGTCAAAACGACATTCCATCCGATCAAAATCATCCCCCTCCGGTCCCCCAAAATAAAACTTTACAGAAGAAGGTTCAACCCGAATTTCACCTTCCGCATCAATCAGCCGCATGGCATTGGAAAACTGATTGCGAAAGCTGTTAAAACGCTCAATGGCTTTTAGCTGACGAAAGACCATCAGCACACTGCGGGCACCTGTTGAACGATTGCGGCGCAAACTGACACCATCAAGTTCTTCTGAAAGCCCTTCAAAAAATTGGATGCTGGGAACTGGGGAAGTCATAAATCGGGCACAACGACGTAAACCTCAGTATACAAAAGTTCCCTGCGCTCCAAAATGATTCCTCTCCCCACGGGGATCCCGTCAGGCAGGATAATGAAAAAAGATTCATTGCAACAAAGCCATTTCCTTGTCACCTGATTTTTATCTATTTACTGGTATACATGTCGTTGCTGTCCTGGTTTGTTGATGCACCACTCTGGTTTCATCTGGTCATTGTAGGAGCCTGGTTGGGGGTGATTGGGCTATCGGCAGAGTGGTTGTATCGCCATACCACAGCAGGTTCAGAAGTTGCCCGCAAGGTGGTTCACATTGGTACAGGCAACGTTATTTTGTTCGCCTGGTGGTTACACATCCCTGCCTGGGTCGGCATTGGAGCATCGGTGGTGTTCGGGGCGATCGCCTTCCTCTCCTACCGGCTGCCTATTCTACCCAGCATCAATGGCGTGGGGCGCAAAAGTCTGGGCACCTTCTTCTATGCGGTGAGTATTGGTATCCTGGTGGGCTGGTTTTGGGTAATCCAGCAATATCACCATGCTGTTTTGGGAGTGCTGGTTATGACCTGGGGAGACGGTCTGGCAGCTCTGGTCGGGCAGCGGTTTGGCAACCATCCTTACAAGGTTTGGGGAATGTCTAAAAGTTGGGAAGGAACACTGGCCATGTTTTTAATCAGCTATCTGGTCAGCAGCCTGATTTTGCTGGCAGTTTATGGGGGGCTATGGCAGATCTGGGCCATTTCCTTTTTTGTTGCCCTTCTGGCAACCGGGTTAGAAGCGTTCTCAAAATATGGGATTGACAATCTGACCGTTCCCATTGGCAGTGCCGCACTCAGCCTGGGGCTAACCCAACTGTTGCTGGGCTAACAAAGCTTTGATCCCCCTGTTCTGGTAACCCCTTGTCCTACACAGGTTTGTAGAGTGACCCATCAGGAGAGTGACCCATCAGGAGGATGTCCATTTCCTGATCTGTATGGAAAAATCATTTCTGGAAACATTAGAGCTGTTTCTGTAGTCTGATGTTTAATCTCCTCTCTTTAATCTCTTTCACGATTTAATCTTTTTCCCGATGAATAGTGCTCACCGAAACGCCTATCCAAAAAGCTCAAACTGGCAAAGCCCAAACCTAGACTGAGGAAGTTTTCGACCAGGCTTTCAGCCTGAAATCTTTACCTGAAAGCCCCGGTAGCTCAAACATCTGGCAATCTGACAACCGTTTATTCCACGCCCCCTCGTTTCAAGACAGGTAACCCATAAACCAAGCCCCGGTTTGTCTCCTATCCTTGACCTTATGACTACTACTGTGAAGTCGCCTGCGATCGCCTCCATTGAAGCCCTGTCACTAACCAACCAGCCGGATCCCAGTCAGCTAGACAACATCAAAGCCCAGCTTGATCTGGTCCTGCTGGCACTGGAAGCACTGGCAGGCATTGGTTCCGAAGCCATGCTTCAAGCTGCCACTGAACTGAAACTGGAATCACTGGTCGCGGATCGGGTTTCACTCTGGCGGTTGCGTCAGTCCAGTCCCCTGCGTAAAGGGCAGGGCGGGCGCAAAAAGCTGGATGTGGAAGAAGCACGGGCACTGGTTTTAATTTGCTGCTACCTGGCTCGTCAACATCAAGAACTCATCCGCCGCGCGGTCACCCTGCTGGAACAAATGACAGAACAACACCGGCAACCCCACCAATCCGCTCTATTGGGAGATTACCTCGACACCTTTAACAACACCTATCAGGATCGTATGGAAGACGGCGATCGCGCCTCTCCAGAAGCTCTGACTCACCTGGCTCTAAAACTGCTGATCGACTTACTGTTTTACAGTGCCAATAACGGTCCTCGCCGCCTCTGGCTGGCATTAATGGATCGAGCGAAGGAGGGGGGTAGAGAGGAGTGAGAAGGGAGGAAAGAGGAGGGAAGAGAGAGGAGTGAGAAAGCAAAAGACAGAAGGCAGAAGGCAGCAACGGGAAATTTAGTCCTCTTCACCCTCATTCCCTCATCCCACCCTGCGGGAACGCCAAAAGCGCCCCCCTCACTTCTCACTTCTCACTCCCCTCACACCTCACACCCCTCACCCGTAACGCTCACCACAGAACGTCCTCAGTACCGATTACCCCAAATTGCCCATGCCACATTCAGTTTTGCGACGATATACCCCTCCGACTTGCACCCTGGAGATTATTGGGAACCATTCGCCGCTATCTCGGTGGATGGCACAACCTGTTGTTAAGAACCTGCGCTTTCAACTGAGCCTGGATGACCCCAAACTACCGCAGGATGATTGGGTAACTGTGCGGGGCGATCGCGCCCAGTTGGAGGAACTTTGCGGAGTGGTTTCTGGCTATGTGCAGCATTTCCTGGAGCAGTCGCCCAGCCGCCTGGGTGGTTTGCTGCTGGTATCTCCGGTGGGGGCGATCGCAACCCAGCCGGAAGCAGTTGAACCCTACCCGGAATATCACCCGACTCAGCCCGGTGCGACTGGAATTTTCCTTCAACCGCAGGGATTGCTGGCACACCATTTGCATCTGGGTTCCCTGGCCACAGAGGAAACAGGACCCGTTGCGCGTCTCAGTACCCTGCAACTATTTGATCTGGCAAATGCTTTAGACGACTACACCAGCGAGATTGTGGCGTTACCAAATCTGGAACCGGCACGCAAAGGTTGGCTTCGGACTTCCTCTGCCTGGGCGCAAATTGCCGCCGTAGGTCTGGTGGTAGCAGGTCTTTCCACATCTGTGCTGAAGCTGTTTGATGATTCCACTCACCGCCCCGAACCAGCAACCCTGAGCCAGGGAGCGACCAGTCGTGATCAGAAAATTGCTAACCAGCTTCCTCCTGCTGCCACCGAGGGCGCTACTCCGCCAGTCGCATCCAGCGAGCAACTGCCCTCTCTCCCCACTCCAGGAGCCAGGGTGTCTCCCTCCCCTTCCATCCCAACTGTGACCGTACCACCGGTAGTTCCCAGTGCTCCCAGAACCATCAGTCCTGACGGCATCAGCCCCAGCCGGAACCCGGAGCCAACCACCCAGATTGCCTCCGGTTCGGGGGCGGCAGGTCGCGATCGCGCCGAAACTGCCCCTCAGAAATCGACAGTTGATCTGGACGCCTCTGGCGGAGTTCCATCGGCATCAGCATCAGTACGACCGGCACCAGCTTTAGAACCAGAGTTTAATAACGCAACTGTCCGGCGATCGGCAAGCTCAGAGCGGATGGAATCTTTGAGAGCAGAATCCGCACCTGCCGCATCAGCCCCGGC is from Leptothermofonsia sichuanensis E412 and encodes:
- the thyD gene encoding thylakoid membrane protein ThyD gives rise to the protein MKIAITGATGFVGSRLVERLQTEGHQIMVLTRNAARAEQVFPKSAFPNVEIVAYTPVEAGDWQKAIAGCDGVVNLAGEPISERWSPQHKQGILNSRKLGTQRLVEAIIQAEPKPQVLVNASAIGYYGTSETATFDETSAAGDDFLARVCQEWESEARKVTGAGVRLVIFRIGIVLGMGGAIAKMLPPFKLFAGGPIGTGRQWFSWIHREDLVSLIIRALTQPDMEGVYNATAPNPVRMGEFCATMGQVLNRPSWLPVPGFALEVLLGDGAKVVLEGQQVLPKRTQSTGFQYQYPTVQQALKQVLSHEV
- the psb28 gene encoding photosystem II reaction center protein Psb28; translated protein: MTSPVPSIQFFEGLSEELDGVSLRRNRSTGARSVLMVFRQLKAIERFNSFRNQFSNAMRLIDAEGEIRVEPSSVKFYFGGPEGDDFDRMECRFDIDQDEHWDRFMRFMNRYAEANGMAYGEPEPKAER
- a CDS encoding diacylglycerol/polyprenol kinase family protein, with amino-acid sequence MSLLSWFVDAPLWFHLVIVGAWLGVIGLSAEWLYRHTTAGSEVARKVVHIGTGNVILFAWWLHIPAWVGIGASVVFGAIAFLSYRLPILPSINGVGRKSLGTFFYAVSIGILVGWFWVIQQYHHAVLGVLVMTWGDGLAALVGQRFGNHPYKVWGMSKSWEGTLAMFLISYLVSSLILLAVYGGLWQIWAISFFVALLATGLEAFSKYGIDNLTVPIGSAALSLGLTQLLLG
- a CDS encoding DUF3038 domain-containing protein, yielding MTTTVKSPAIASIEALSLTNQPDPSQLDNIKAQLDLVLLALEALAGIGSEAMLQAATELKLESLVADRVSLWRLRQSSPLRKGQGGRKKLDVEEARALVLICCYLARQHQELIRRAVTLLEQMTEQHRQPHQSALLGDYLDTFNNTYQDRMEDGDRASPEALTHLALKLLIDLLFYSANNGPRRLWLALMDRAKEGGREE
- a CDS encoding DUF4335 domain-containing protein, with the protein product MPHSVLRRYTPPTCTLEIIGNHSPLSRWMAQPVVKNLRFQLSLDDPKLPQDDWVTVRGDRAQLEELCGVVSGYVQHFLEQSPSRLGGLLLVSPVGAIATQPEAVEPYPEYHPTQPGATGIFLQPQGLLAHHLHLGSLATEETGPVARLSTLQLFDLANALDDYTSEIVALPNLEPARKGWLRTSSAWAQIAAVGLVVAGLSTSVLKLFDDSTHRPEPATLSQGATSRDQKIANQLPPAATEGATPPVASSEQLPSLPTPGARVSPSPSIPTVTVPPVVPSAPRTISPDGISPSRNPEPTTQIASGSGAAGRDRAETAPQKSTVDLDASGGVPSASASVRPAPALEPEFNNATVRRSASSERMESLRAESAPAASAPAQNSTAFDTIPQVAEVRQYFQQRWSPPEGLSQTIEYTLVINQNGSIQQILPRGQTAGDYVDRTGIPLVGEPFVSPLNTRQSAKIRLVLSPNGNVQTFLE